One stretch of Bacteroidales bacterium DNA includes these proteins:
- a CDS encoding alpha/beta hydrolase, with translation MNFINSIMILAIAVSCQDQSKTSVKQGIAEVNGTQLYYEMAGKGQPIVLIHGNGVDSRQWNDQFMALASNFQVVRYDVRGFGKSAMPVLEEKYSHHGDLKALLDYLDIKKAHICGSSMGAGIAADFCLAWPEY, from the coding sequence ATGAATTTTATAAATTCAATAATGATCCTGGCAATTGCCGTTTCATGCCAGGATCAGTCGAAAACCTCAGTTAAACAAGGCATTGCTGAGGTGAACGGCACACAACTATACTATGAAATGGCCGGCAAGGGACAGCCAATTGTTTTGATACATGGAAATGGTGTGGACAGCAGACAATGGAATGACCAGTTTATGGCTCTGGCCAGCAATTTTCAGGTAGTCCGCTATGATGTAAGAGGCTTTGGCAAATCTGCCATGCCGGTTTTGGAAGAAAAATATAGCCATCATGGTGATTTAAAAGCCCTTTTAGATTATCTGGACATCAAAAAAGCTCATATTTGCGGGTCATCCATGGGAGCGGGTATCGCAGCCGATTTTTGTCTGGCCTGGCCTGAATACT
- a CDS encoding ester cyclase, producing the protein MKNYVILIVLLGLFTAMSCQKKTDTNSIEEENKATIRQLLAEMDKGNPSFADEVISAECIWHMPGGAELIGAKAFKESDAQFRAGFPDLHHGVEDLIAEDDKVVARLRNTSTHTGVFSGANPTGKKIVVTVNAIYRFDKGKIVEGWVEYDGLGLMQKIGAIQFTTQTASKGK; encoded by the coding sequence ATGAAAAATTATGTCATTTTAATTGTATTGCTTGGCTTATTTACAGCCATGTCTTGTCAGAAGAAAACTGACACGAATAGCATTGAAGAGGAAAATAAAGCCACGATCCGGCAGTTATTGGCAGAAATGGACAAGGGTAATCCCTCATTTGCTGATGAGGTCATCTCTGCTGAATGCATCTGGCATATGCCAGGAGGTGCGGAGTTAATAGGTGCCAAGGCATTTAAAGAAAGCGATGCACAATTCCGTGCAGGTTTCCCAGACCTTCACCACGGAGTGGAAGACCTCATTGCCGAGGATGACAAGGTCGTTGCCCGTTTAAGGAATACATCTACACATACAGGAGTATTTTCAGGCGCAAATCCAACCGGAAAAAAGATAGTTGTTACCGTGAATGCCATATATCGTTTCGATAAAGGTAAAATCGTGGAAGGTTGGGTAGAATATGATGGCCTTGGATTAATGCAAAAAATTGGCGCTATACAATTTACAACTCAAACCGCTTCCAAAGGGAAATAA